One part of the Brassica napus cultivar Da-Ae unplaced genomic scaffold, Da-Ae ScsIHWf_1230;HRSCAF=1757, whole genome shotgun sequence genome encodes these proteins:
- the LOC125596570 gene encoding probable disease resistance protein At4g19520 isoform X2, which produces MVDGNAVCISFNRWEDTIRHSFVSHLSAEFHRKSISFSTCQNSDAAIAKAKVSVVILSEKSVSNYRFLNELVKVSACRSSHGLLVLPVFYGLTKSVLRKYCLLLKKMYPEGPVAEWRNALLEIADLRGYASSLERSDSELVEEIVADVRQKLDLEGAIGVYSRLMKIQNLIHKQQLGIRSLGIWGMGGIGKTTLAKAALKQYSGDFEASCFIEDFDNDFQEKGVYGLLEKHLREKVGLSSQVTRLSLLIDTLRQKRILLVLDDVRKPLGATTFLSEFDWLGPGSLVIITSRDKQALVQCQVNDIYEVQGLNKHEALQLLSRCAFAKDVPDEILMELSMNLVDYAEGNPLALSIFGEELKGKTLSEMESVVGKLKRPLPVKIFNTLKISYDTLGDTEKEIFLEIVFSFRGVNIDDVMQFLEGCGYFPRVGIDVLMDKSLVTVSDNRVQMHNLIYDLGLQIIKDPTEETEMAYRFVDASNIQSLLEENEDGDPEAAPTMCIEDIKGISLDMSNIDFEGHIAFKEMYNLRSLKVHSSNPVESPVLCLSEDPQSLPPELRLLYWTYCPLKSLPQNFDAQYLVELNMPCSQFRKLWGGTKNLEVLKRITLSHSLQLVNVDELQHSRNIELIDLQGCSSLKSFPDMGQSQHLLVVNLSNCIEIKSFPKVPPSIKKLNLQGTGVRELITLDSFSNQDLGNLVILKLKNCSNLRSLPDMITFESLEVLNLSGCSELEKIQGLPQNLKELYLANTSINEIPSSLCKLLTLDMENCKRLRHVPMGMCNMKSLAKLKLSGCSNLENIQDFPRNLKELYLAGTAVKSFPPPFLENLFKLVILSLEDCTKLRHLQVGMSKLKSLVTLKLSGCSELKTIVDFPQNLKELYLGGTAIRELPSSIGDLAELDTLDLKSCKRLRPLPVEMQNLNPLKVLDILSCTDLEVVTTTLPKVRELRHVYTVMPLRLKLPSSVSRFYEQIVTLSLHKARLEHIPEDICLMSLLKKLDLSGNCFRNIPVSIKEFSKLLSLRLCHCKNLRVLPQLPQSLQLLNAHGCSSLISIPLDFFQNSRLL; this is translated from the exons ATGGTCGACGGAAACGCTGTTTGCATCAGTTTCAATAGATGGGAGGATACGATACGGCACTCCTTTGTCAGCCATCTCTCGGCTGAGTTTCACCGCAAAAGCATTTCTTTCTCCACCTGCCAAAACTCTGATGCAGCTATAGCGAAGGCTAAGGTTTCTGTGGTGATTTTATCTGAGAAATCTGTTTCGAACTATCGGTTCCTGAACGAGTTAGTGAAGGTTTCTGCGTGCCGGAGCAGCCACGGCCTGCTGGTGCTTCCAGTTTTCTATGGACTCACGAAGTCAGTTTTGAGGAAATATTGCTTGCTGTTGAAAAAGATGTATCCTGAAGGCCCAGTAGCCGAGTGGCGTAATGCTTTACTTGAAATCGCAGACTTGCGAGGATACGCATCATCTCTTGAACGAAG CGATTCCGAGCTTGTGGAGGAGATTGTTGCAGACGTGCGTCAAAAGCTTGACCTTGAGGGTGCAATTGGAGTCTACTCAAGATTGATGAAGATACAAAACTTGATCCACAAGCAACAACTAGGCATTCGAAGCTTAGGGATTTGGGGTATGGGAGGCATAGGGAAGACGACACTTGCTAAAGCAGCTTTAAAACAATATTCGGGTGACTTTGAAGCGTCTTGTTTCATCGAAGACTTCGACAATGACTTTCAGGAGAAGGGAGTCTATGGGTTATTGGAGAAACACTTGCGGGAGAAGGTTGGCTTAAGCAGTCAAGTTACAAGACTGAGCCTCCTTATAGACACACTACGCCAAAAAAGAATTCTCCTTGTTCTTGATGACGTGCGCAAGCCACTGGGTGCAACCACTTTTCTTTCTGAATTTGACTGGCTTGGTCCTGGAAGCTTGGTAATCATAACTTCCCGTGATAAACAAGCACTTGTACAGTGCCAGGTCAACGATATATATGAGGTTCAGGGCTTAAACAAGCACGAGGCTCTTCAGCTCTTGTCCCGATGTGCATTTGCGAAAGATGTACCAGATGAAATACTCATGGAGCTGTCTATGAACCTCGTTGACTATGCTGAAGGAAACCCTTTAGCTCTCAGCATTTTTGGTGAAGAACTAAAGGGGAAAACGCTGTCTGAAATGGAGAGTGTTGTCGGAAAACTCAAGCGTCCTCTTCCCGTCAAGATTTTTAATACACTCAAGATCAGCTATGATACACTTGGTGACACCGAGAAGGAAATATTTCTGGAAATAGTGTTTTCCTTTAGGGGAGTGAATATCGACGACGTGATGCAGTTTCTTGAAGGTTGTGGATACTTTCCTCGAGTTGGAATCGATGTCCTTATGGACAAAAGTTTGGTGACTGTTTCAGACAACAGAGTACAAATGCATAATTTGATATACGATCTTGGTCTCCAAATCATTAAGGATCCAACTGAAGAGACTGAGATGGCTTATAGATTCGTGGATGCTTCCAACATTCAATCTCTCCTTGAAGAAAACGAAGACGGAGATCCTGAAGCAGCACCAACAATG TGTATTGAAGATATAAAAGGCATTAGCTTGGACATGTCAAACATAGACTTTGAAGGTCATATTGCGTTTAAGGAAATGTACAACCTTAGATCTCTGAAGGTTCACAGTTCCAATCCTGTTGAGAGCCCCGTATTATGTCTTTCCGAGGACCCTCAGTCTTTGCCGCCTGAGCTAAGACTTCTCTACTGGACATATTGTCCTCTGAAATCATTGCCACAAAATTTTGATGCTCAGTATCTTGTGGAACTCAATATGCCATGCAGTCAATTTCGGAAACTTTGGGGAGGAACCAAG AATCTTGAGGTGTTAAAGAGGATCACGCTCAGCCATTCCCTTCAACTAGTTAATGTTGATGAACTTCAACATTCTCGAAACATCGAGTTAATTGATCTCCAAGGATGTTCAAGTTTAAAGAGTTTTCCAGACATGGGTCAATCACAACATCTCCTAGTTGTTAATCTCTCAAACTGCATAGAGATCAAAAGTTTTCCAAAGGTGCCACCGTCTATCAAGAAACTGAATCTCCAGGGAACTGGCGTAAGAGAGTTAATAACCCTTGATAGCTTTTCTAATCAAGATCTTGGCAATCTTGTTATCTTGAAGCTGAAAAACTGTTCTAACTTGAGAAGTCTGCCTGACATGATCACTTTTGAGTCTCTCGAAGTTCTTAATCTTTCTGGCTGCTCAGAACTTGAGAAGATTCAGGGTTTGCCACAAAACCTGAAAGAGTTATATCTGGCCAATACTTCCATAAATGAAATTCCATCTTCTCTGTGTAAACTTTTAACACTAGATATGGAGAATTGCAAAAGGCTTCGACACGTGCCAATGGGTATGTGTAACATGAAATCTCTTGCCAAGCTGAAACTATCTGGCTGCTCAAATCTTGAAAACATTCAGGATTTTCCAAGAAACCTCAAAGAGTTATATCTGGCAGGCACTGCGGTAAAATCATTCCCACCACCGTTTCTTGAGAATCTCTTTAAGCTTGTCATATTAAGTTTGGAGGATTGCACAAAGCTTCGGCATCTACAAGTAGGAATGAGTAAGTTGAAATCTCTCGTCACGCTCAAACTCTCTGGCTGCTCGGAGCTGAAGACTATAGTTGATTTCCCTCAAAATCTTAAGGAGTTATATCTTGGTGGCACTGCCATTAGAGAACTGCCATCTTCTATTGGGGATCTCGCTGAACTTGACACACTAGATTTGAAGAGCTGCAAAAGACTCCGACCCTTGCCAGTAGAAATGCAGAACCTGAATCCTCTCAAAGTTCTTGATATTTTGAGCTGCACAGACCTTGAGGTAGTTACCACTACTCTCCCAAAAGTCAGAGAATTACGTCACGTGTATACAGTCATGCCACTTAGATTAAAGCTGCCATCTTCTGTCTCAAGATTCTATGAACAGATAGTCACTTTGTCTCTACATAAGGCACGCTTGGAACACATTCCTGAAGATATTTGTTTGATGTCTTTGCTAAAGAAATTGGATCTTAGTGGCAACTGTTTCAGAAATATTCCAGTAAGCATCAAGGAGTTTTCTAAACTACTAAGTCTAAGGTTATGCCATTGCAAAAACCTCAGAGTACTCCCACAGCTTCCCCAAAGTCTACAGCTCTTGAATGCGCATGGTTGTTCATCTTTGATATCAATTCCTTTAGACTTCTTTCAGAATTCTAG GCTACTGTAG
- the LOC125596570 gene encoding probable disease resistance protein At4g19520 isoform X1, whose amino-acid sequence MVDGNAVCISFNRWEDTIRHSFVSHLSAEFHRKSISFSTCQNSDAAIAKAKVSVVILSEKSVSNYRFLNELVKVSACRSSHGLLVLPVFYGLTKSVLRKYCLLLKKMYPEGPVAEWRNALLEIADLRGYASSLERSDSELVEEIVADVRQKLDLEGAIGVYSRLMKIQNLIHKQQLGIRSLGIWGMGGIGKTTLAKAALKQYSGDFEASCFIEDFDNDFQEKGVYGLLEKHLREKVGLSSQVTRLSLLIDTLRQKRILLVLDDVRKPLGATTFLSEFDWLGPGSLVIITSRDKQALVQCQVNDIYEVQGLNKHEALQLLSRCAFAKDVPDEILMELSMNLVDYAEGNPLALSIFGEELKGKTLSEMESVVGKLKRPLPVKIFNTLKISYDTLGDTEKEIFLEIVFSFRGVNIDDVMQFLEGCGYFPRVGIDVLMDKSLVTVSDNRVQMHNLIYDLGLQIIKDPTEETEMAYRFVDASNIQSLLEENEDGDPEAAPTMCIEDIKGISLDMSNIDFEGHIAFKEMYNLRSLKVHSSNPVESPVLCLSEDPQSLPPELRLLYWTYCPLKSLPQNFDAQYLVELNMPCSQFRKLWGGTKNLEVLKRITLSHSLQLVNVDELQHSRNIELIDLQGCSSLKSFPDMGQSQHLLVVNLSNCIEIKSFPKVPPSIKKLNLQGTGVRELITLDSFSNQDLGNLVILKLKNCSNLRSLPDMITFESLEVLNLSGCSELEKIQGLPQNLKELYLANTSINEIPSSLCKLLTLDMENCKRLRHVPMGMCNMKSLAKLKLSGCSNLENIQDFPRNLKELYLAGTAVKSFPPPFLENLFKLVILSLEDCTKLRHLQVGMSKLKSLVTLKLSGCSELKTIVDFPQNLKELYLGGTAIRELPSSIGDLAELDTLDLKSCKRLRPLPVEMQNLNPLKVLDILSCTDLEVVTTTLPKVRELRHVYTVMPLRLKLPSSVSRFYEQIVTLSLHKARLEHIPEDICLMSLLKKLDLSGNCFRNIPVSIKEFSKLLSLRLCHCKNLRVLPQLPQSLQLLNAHGCSSLISIPLDFFQNSRYYTFSNCFDLSPYMVTYVFLQAQATVEEHMRPQRQQQLEKLLAVRLCLPSPRSRNSKYNRLHPYLEPGSSVIIRLRPYSRSMLLGFALFVEVSFSKDFHDAAAGLGFRCVCRWKDKMGHGHSLENVFQCMPPGEAVPKITKDHMFVFFDLKMHPSTCGGDVTGILADLVVFDLYPVNNEEKPIGDSLKVKNCGVYVFNDAAGSSNRNSTRKLFGSSLDRSRLSEDEVKRRLRVSYDGLQKREKDVFLYIGCLLSDEKVDMPLPFLASIDSGSTLEVLASKSLIQISSKGEVTMQLLQRKLCREIVRRKFMLHASKKESVSELLGSREYRHFLNFNKEDVKKSFISYFIYKLKINRLRALQDDQILKRLLTGKAIKESIIAGTGLGEAIVDRRRKVGQRSRLMK is encoded by the exons ATGGTCGACGGAAACGCTGTTTGCATCAGTTTCAATAGATGGGAGGATACGATACGGCACTCCTTTGTCAGCCATCTCTCGGCTGAGTTTCACCGCAAAAGCATTTCTTTCTCCACCTGCCAAAACTCTGATGCAGCTATAGCGAAGGCTAAGGTTTCTGTGGTGATTTTATCTGAGAAATCTGTTTCGAACTATCGGTTCCTGAACGAGTTAGTGAAGGTTTCTGCGTGCCGGAGCAGCCACGGCCTGCTGGTGCTTCCAGTTTTCTATGGACTCACGAAGTCAGTTTTGAGGAAATATTGCTTGCTGTTGAAAAAGATGTATCCTGAAGGCCCAGTAGCCGAGTGGCGTAATGCTTTACTTGAAATCGCAGACTTGCGAGGATACGCATCATCTCTTGAACGAAG CGATTCCGAGCTTGTGGAGGAGATTGTTGCAGACGTGCGTCAAAAGCTTGACCTTGAGGGTGCAATTGGAGTCTACTCAAGATTGATGAAGATACAAAACTTGATCCACAAGCAACAACTAGGCATTCGAAGCTTAGGGATTTGGGGTATGGGAGGCATAGGGAAGACGACACTTGCTAAAGCAGCTTTAAAACAATATTCGGGTGACTTTGAAGCGTCTTGTTTCATCGAAGACTTCGACAATGACTTTCAGGAGAAGGGAGTCTATGGGTTATTGGAGAAACACTTGCGGGAGAAGGTTGGCTTAAGCAGTCAAGTTACAAGACTGAGCCTCCTTATAGACACACTACGCCAAAAAAGAATTCTCCTTGTTCTTGATGACGTGCGCAAGCCACTGGGTGCAACCACTTTTCTTTCTGAATTTGACTGGCTTGGTCCTGGAAGCTTGGTAATCATAACTTCCCGTGATAAACAAGCACTTGTACAGTGCCAGGTCAACGATATATATGAGGTTCAGGGCTTAAACAAGCACGAGGCTCTTCAGCTCTTGTCCCGATGTGCATTTGCGAAAGATGTACCAGATGAAATACTCATGGAGCTGTCTATGAACCTCGTTGACTATGCTGAAGGAAACCCTTTAGCTCTCAGCATTTTTGGTGAAGAACTAAAGGGGAAAACGCTGTCTGAAATGGAGAGTGTTGTCGGAAAACTCAAGCGTCCTCTTCCCGTCAAGATTTTTAATACACTCAAGATCAGCTATGATACACTTGGTGACACCGAGAAGGAAATATTTCTGGAAATAGTGTTTTCCTTTAGGGGAGTGAATATCGACGACGTGATGCAGTTTCTTGAAGGTTGTGGATACTTTCCTCGAGTTGGAATCGATGTCCTTATGGACAAAAGTTTGGTGACTGTTTCAGACAACAGAGTACAAATGCATAATTTGATATACGATCTTGGTCTCCAAATCATTAAGGATCCAACTGAAGAGACTGAGATGGCTTATAGATTCGTGGATGCTTCCAACATTCAATCTCTCCTTGAAGAAAACGAAGACGGAGATCCTGAAGCAGCACCAACAATG TGTATTGAAGATATAAAAGGCATTAGCTTGGACATGTCAAACATAGACTTTGAAGGTCATATTGCGTTTAAGGAAATGTACAACCTTAGATCTCTGAAGGTTCACAGTTCCAATCCTGTTGAGAGCCCCGTATTATGTCTTTCCGAGGACCCTCAGTCTTTGCCGCCTGAGCTAAGACTTCTCTACTGGACATATTGTCCTCTGAAATCATTGCCACAAAATTTTGATGCTCAGTATCTTGTGGAACTCAATATGCCATGCAGTCAATTTCGGAAACTTTGGGGAGGAACCAAG AATCTTGAGGTGTTAAAGAGGATCACGCTCAGCCATTCCCTTCAACTAGTTAATGTTGATGAACTTCAACATTCTCGAAACATCGAGTTAATTGATCTCCAAGGATGTTCAAGTTTAAAGAGTTTTCCAGACATGGGTCAATCACAACATCTCCTAGTTGTTAATCTCTCAAACTGCATAGAGATCAAAAGTTTTCCAAAGGTGCCACCGTCTATCAAGAAACTGAATCTCCAGGGAACTGGCGTAAGAGAGTTAATAACCCTTGATAGCTTTTCTAATCAAGATCTTGGCAATCTTGTTATCTTGAAGCTGAAAAACTGTTCTAACTTGAGAAGTCTGCCTGACATGATCACTTTTGAGTCTCTCGAAGTTCTTAATCTTTCTGGCTGCTCAGAACTTGAGAAGATTCAGGGTTTGCCACAAAACCTGAAAGAGTTATATCTGGCCAATACTTCCATAAATGAAATTCCATCTTCTCTGTGTAAACTTTTAACACTAGATATGGAGAATTGCAAAAGGCTTCGACACGTGCCAATGGGTATGTGTAACATGAAATCTCTTGCCAAGCTGAAACTATCTGGCTGCTCAAATCTTGAAAACATTCAGGATTTTCCAAGAAACCTCAAAGAGTTATATCTGGCAGGCACTGCGGTAAAATCATTCCCACCACCGTTTCTTGAGAATCTCTTTAAGCTTGTCATATTAAGTTTGGAGGATTGCACAAAGCTTCGGCATCTACAAGTAGGAATGAGTAAGTTGAAATCTCTCGTCACGCTCAAACTCTCTGGCTGCTCGGAGCTGAAGACTATAGTTGATTTCCCTCAAAATCTTAAGGAGTTATATCTTGGTGGCACTGCCATTAGAGAACTGCCATCTTCTATTGGGGATCTCGCTGAACTTGACACACTAGATTTGAAGAGCTGCAAAAGACTCCGACCCTTGCCAGTAGAAATGCAGAACCTGAATCCTCTCAAAGTTCTTGATATTTTGAGCTGCACAGACCTTGAGGTAGTTACCACTACTCTCCCAAAAGTCAGAGAATTACGTCACGTGTATACAGTCATGCCACTTAGATTAAAGCTGCCATCTTCTGTCTCAAGATTCTATGAACAGATAGTCACTTTGTCTCTACATAAGGCACGCTTGGAACACATTCCTGAAGATATTTGTTTGATGTCTTTGCTAAAGAAATTGGATCTTAGTGGCAACTGTTTCAGAAATATTCCAGTAAGCATCAAGGAGTTTTCTAAACTACTAAGTCTAAGGTTATGCCATTGCAAAAACCTCAGAGTACTCCCACAGCTTCCCCAAAGTCTACAGCTCTTGAATGCGCATGGTTGTTCATCTTTGATATCAATTCCTTTAGACTTCTTTCAGAATTCTAGGTACTATACATTCagtaattgctttgatctttctCCTTACATGGTCACCTACGTTTTCTTACAAGCACAGGCTACTGTAGAAGAACACATGAGACCACAACGTCAGCAGCAACTCGAAAAACTTCTGGCTGTCAGGCTGTGTCTACCTTCACCTAGAAGTCGAAATTCTAAATATAATAGACTACACCCCTATCTGGAACCAGGATCTTCTGTAATTATAAGACTACGCCCCTATTCAAGAAGCATGCTCTTGGGATTTGCTCTATTCGTTGAAGTTTCTTTCTCAAAGGATTTTCATGATGCTGCTGCTGGTTTAGGCTTCAGGTGTGTTTGCAGGTGGAAGGATAAGATGGGCCATGGTCATAGTCTTGAGAATGTTTTTCAGTGTATGCCTCCAGGAGAAGCTGTTCCTAAGATTACAAAAGATCACATGTTTGTCTTCTTTGACCTCAAAATGCATCCAAGTACGTGTGGAGGAGATGTCACAGGTATCTTGGCTGATCTAGTTGTCTTTGATTTATACCCTGTCAACAATGAGGAGAAGCCTATAGGTGATAGTCTCAAGGTGAAGAATTGTGGAGTCTATGTGTTTAATGATGCAGCTGGCAGTTCAAATCGAAACAGCACGAGAAAACTTTTTGGGTCTTCGTTGGATCGATCTAGGCTTTCAGAAGATGAAGTTAAAAGAAGGTTGAGAGTTAGTTATGATGGCttacaaaaaagagaaaaagatgtATTTCTTTACATAGGATGTTTGCTCAGTGATGAGAAAGTTGATATGCCATTACCCTTTCTTGCTAGCATTGACTCTGGGTCAACGCTAGAGGTGTTAGCCAGTAAGTCTCTCATACAAATATCTTCCAAGGGGGAGGTTACGATGCAACTTTTGCAAAGAAAATTGTGTAGAGAAATTGTTCGTAGAAAATTCATGCTGCATGCTAGCAAAAAAGAGTCGGTATCTGAATTGCTTGGCAGCCGGGAGTACCGTCACTTTTTGAACTTCAATAAGGAAGATGTTAAGAAAAGTTTCATTAGTTACTTTATCTACAAGCTCAAGATCAATAGACTTCGTGCACTCCAAGATGATCAGATCCTAAAACGTTTGCTGACTGGCAAGGCTATAAAGGAATCAATCATTGCGGGGACAGGCCTTGGAGAAGCTATTGTAGACAGAAGAAGAAAGGTAGGACAGAGGAGTCGACTAATGAAGTGA